CAGGAGCACGGAGCCGCCACCGGGGCGGGACGGCCCCGCCGGCCTGAGCCCCGCACAGCGGCACGGCGAGAGCCCGGCACTGCGCGGCGCGCCCCCTGCGCTCCCGCCCGCCCGCGCTCCCGCCGGCGTCGCGCAGCAGCTCGGGAGCGGTAGTTCTCCCGCCGCGGCGGACGCGGAGGGGCCGGTGGGGCAGGACTGCATTTCCCGTGGCGCCCCGCGGCGGGGAGCCGGCATgcgcggcgggcggggcggggcggagcggCGGGCAGGTTGCTGTTGTTACATAGGAAACAGCTGAAGAGTCTCCACATGAcagggggggaaggaggaagtggGGCGACCCGCGGGGCGCCGCTGCCGCTCCGGTAGCTGCGGGGAGAGCCCTTCCCGCGACGTGCGGGCTGGCCGCCCTCGGGGCCGGGTTTGCACCCCGGTGCCGCCGCTGAGAGGAGGCGGGCGAGCGGGTGCAGAGCGGGAGAGCGCTTCCCCGGGCCGCGGCGTCTCGCCGGGGAAGTTCGGTGCGGGGCGGGATCCTGCCTCTGTCCCTTGGGCTTCCCGCCGGCTGCGGCGGTGGCGCCGGGCATGAACGGCTTCGCCCCCGAGGAGGTGACCCAGCGCGGGGCGGACCctgccgcagccgccgccgccgcggtgGTGGGCAGTGCGGGTTCCGCCGTGGAGGTGCCGCCGCCGTCAGCGCCGCCGGGGCTGGGTCCGGCCGTAGCCGCCGCCGCGGGCTTGGTGGGCGCTGCGGGTGCGGGCGGCCCCGGGGCAGGGCAGCTGTGCTGCCTGCGGGAGGAGGGGGAGCGGTGCGGCCGCGCCGCCGGCAACGCCAGCTTCAGCAAGCGGATCCAGAAGAGCATCTCGCAGAAGAAGGTGAAGATCGAGCTGGACAAGAGCGTAAGTCCGGGCAGGGGAGGATGCCACGCACAGGGGCCGGGGCTGCGGCGGGGCAGGCGGACAAAAGCGGCCGGTGTGTCCCGGCGGTGCGTGCTTGGGCAGCGGCGGCGGGTCCGACCCTAGTCCCCGCTCCCTCCGGCCGGGTGCTCCCATGCCTTAGTTGGTTTGGGGGCTTTTAATAAagtttaggtttggttttggcttttggcGGCGGGGAAGTGTTGTTTCCCCTTTCGCCCCTTTTTCCGTAGCACGGTGGAGTTTGGCTAGCGCTGCAGCAGGGCGGCCTGAAAGCGCTCTTCCTCTGCAGGAGGAGCGGGGGGGAGCGCTGgcccctcctgcctgctcctggggtCTCCTTCCAGCTCCCAGGAGCGGGGGCACGGGCTGCGCTTCCCCCCGCGCAGCTGGAGCGGGAAGCAGCGTGGCTGGGCAGCGCCCCGCCTCCCCGGAGCGGAGCCCGCATGGCTCCCGCCGCGCTAGTTTGTGTCTGTTCCTGGCGAGCGCAGCGCTCGGCTGCTCCGCCTCGTGTTGCAATGTTGCACGTCTCCCCTTGCCACTGTATCTTCCGCTCGGCA
The sequence above is a segment of the Lathamus discolor isolate bLatDis1 chromosome 1, bLatDis1.hap1, whole genome shotgun sequence genome. Coding sequences within it:
- the SAP30 gene encoding histone deacetylase complex subunit SAP30 isoform X2, producing the protein MNGFAPEEVTQRGADPAAAAAAAVVGSAGSAVEVPPPSAPPGLGPAVAAAAGLVGAAGAGGPGAGQLCCLREEGERCGRAAGNASFSKRIQKSISQKKVKIELDKSARHLYICDFHKNLIQSVRNRRKRKGSDDDGDSPVQDIDTPEIIGCHFRTIPVNEKDTLTYFIYSVKNEKNKPDLKMDSGVH